The following coding sequences are from one Rathayibacter sp. SW19 window:
- a CDS encoding MFS transporter: MTEASTLAPRSQRRRDRVARDIASPHYKWIVLSNTTLGVLMASINSSILLIALPDIFRGIGINPLEPGNTSLLLWLIMGYMVVTAVLVVSFGRLGDMYGRVKMYNAGFAIFTIFSLLLTITWMTGTAGALWLIIMRILQGVGGAMLFANSNAIITDAFPINQRGLGLGLNQVAGIAGSFIGLIIGGLLGPLDWRLVFLVSVPVGLFGTVWAYLKLHDTGTRHHAEMDWWGNATFAVGLIAVLVGITYGIQPYGGDTMGWTNPWVLAALIGGGAVLVVFCIIETQVREPMFKLSLFKIRAFTAGNLASLLSALGRGGLMFVLIIWLQGIWLPLHGYSFASTPLWAGIYMLPLTVGFLVAGPVSGWLSDRFGARSFATGGMLVAAASFVWLLMLPVNFNYWPFAIALLVNGLGMGLFAAPNRAGIMNSLPPTQRGVGAGMSTTFQNSAMVLSIGIFFSLMITGLSKSLPHTLLTGLTAQGVPADAAAKVAGLPPVGVLFSSLLGYNPVQSLLGPQVLSHLPAANAHYLVGRSFFPSLISGPFSEGLGVAFAFAIAACVIAAIASAMRGGKYVNTDHLTVGRSTGSVPKVSAQSAGVQAAGVPSGTEPDLTPVMHSAINSEGDGSTMGRHPLEGGTRGSGIAG, encoded by the coding sequence ATGACCGAAGCCAGCACTCTGGCGCCCAGAAGCCAACGTCGTCGGGATCGCGTCGCACGGGATATCGCGAGCCCGCACTACAAGTGGATCGTGCTGTCGAACACAACGCTCGGTGTGCTGATGGCGTCAATCAACTCATCGATCCTGCTGATCGCCCTGCCAGACATCTTCCGGGGCATCGGCATCAACCCGCTGGAGCCGGGCAACACGAGCCTGCTGCTGTGGTTGATCATGGGCTACATGGTCGTGACCGCCGTGCTGGTCGTCAGCTTCGGCCGACTCGGCGACATGTACGGGCGCGTCAAGATGTACAACGCCGGGTTCGCGATTTTCACGATCTTCTCGCTGCTACTGACAATCACCTGGATGACCGGCACGGCCGGCGCGCTGTGGCTGATCATCATGCGCATCCTGCAGGGCGTGGGCGGCGCGATGCTCTTCGCCAACTCGAACGCCATCATCACAGACGCCTTTCCGATCAACCAGCGCGGGCTCGGCCTCGGCCTCAACCAGGTCGCCGGCATCGCCGGATCTTTCATCGGCCTGATCATCGGCGGGCTGCTCGGCCCGCTCGACTGGCGGCTTGTCTTCCTCGTGTCCGTGCCGGTCGGGCTCTTCGGCACGGTATGGGCGTATCTGAAGCTGCATGACACCGGCACCAGGCATCATGCCGAGATGGACTGGTGGGGCAACGCGACGTTCGCAGTCGGCTTGATCGCCGTGCTGGTCGGAATCACCTACGGCATTCAGCCGTATGGCGGCGACACAATGGGCTGGACGAATCCGTGGGTGCTTGCCGCCCTGATCGGGGGCGGAGCCGTACTCGTCGTCTTCTGCATCATCGAGACGCAGGTTCGCGAGCCCATGTTCAAGCTCAGCCTGTTCAAGATTCGGGCGTTCACGGCCGGCAACCTCGCCAGCCTGCTCAGTGCGCTCGGCCGTGGCGGCCTGATGTTCGTTCTGATCATCTGGCTGCAGGGCATCTGGTTGCCACTGCACGGATACAGTTTCGCGTCGACGCCGTTGTGGGCCGGCATCTACATGCTTCCACTCACCGTCGGCTTCCTTGTTGCGGGCCCGGTGTCAGGGTGGCTGTCCGACCGGTTTGGCGCGCGCTCGTTTGCAACCGGCGGCATGCTGGTGGCCGCGGCGAGTTTCGTGTGGCTGCTGATGCTTCCTGTCAACTTCAACTACTGGCCGTTCGCGATCGCACTGTTGGTCAACGGCCTTGGAATGGGATTGTTCGCGGCGCCGAACCGCGCAGGCATCATGAACAGCCTGCCGCCCACCCAACGCGGCGTCGGCGCAGGCATGAGCACCACCTTCCAGAACTCCGCCATGGTGCTGTCGATCGGCATCTTCTTCTCATTGATGATCACCGGGCTGTCCAAGTCACTTCCGCACACGCTGTTGACGGGTCTCACCGCCCAGGGCGTGCCCGCGGATGCCGCCGCCAAAGTGGCGGGGCTCCCTCCCGTCGGCGTGCTCTTCTCATCGCTCCTCGGCTACAACCCTGTGCAGTCGCTGCTCGGCCCACAGGTGCTTTCGCACTTGCCCGCGGCCAACGCTCACTATCTGGTGGGCCGCAGTTTCTTCCCATCACTGATCTCCGGGCCCTTCTCGGAGGGGCTTGGCGTGGCGTTCGCGTTCGCGATCGCTGCATGCGTGATTGCGGCGATTGCGTCGGCCATGCGCGGTGGCAAGTATGTGAACACCGATCACTTGACGGTCGGCCGTTCCACCGGGAGCGTGCCGAAGGTCAGCGCGCAGTCGGCTGGCGTGCAGGCGGCCGGCGTGCCCTCAGGCACCGAGCCGGATCTCACGCCGGTGATGCATTCCGCGATAAATTCGGAAGGCGATGGATCGACGATGGGGCGGCATCCGCTCGAGGGAGGCACCCGTGGCTCAGGGATCGCTGGATAG
- a CDS encoding MarR family winged helix-turn-helix transcriptional regulator: protein MAQGSLDSHLVIDGAVVDGAVIDGALVDGAVDGSAAELAGGLRTAVNRLGFHLRTPAARSGITPTRLSALVALRKGGPQRPGDIATWLGISAASMSRLTEALEVGRWVARSPDPSDRRAYLLSLTEHGNQALDDLRREGTSQLTADILSLTQQQRTALADALPVLIALADRHLSALAPTPSAPPVPE, encoded by the coding sequence GTGGCTCAGGGATCGCTGGATAGTCACCTAGTGATCGACGGTGCGGTGGTTGATGGCGCTGTGATTGATGGCGCTCTGGTTGATGGCGCTGTCGACGGTTCGGCGGCGGAGCTCGCCGGCGGGTTGCGTACGGCCGTCAACCGGCTGGGGTTTCATCTGCGCACGCCCGCGGCCCGCTCAGGCATCACTCCGACGCGGCTGAGCGCTCTGGTCGCTCTTCGAAAGGGCGGTCCGCAGCGGCCGGGCGACATTGCAACGTGGTTGGGCATCAGTGCCGCGAGTATGTCCCGCCTCACCGAAGCGCTCGAGGTCGGGCGCTGGGTCGCGCGCAGCCCAGACCCGAGCGACCGTCGCGCATATTTGCTCAGTCTGACCGAGCACGGGAATCAAGCGCTGGACGACCTGCGCCGCGAGGGCACCAGCCAACTGACAGCGGACATTCTGTCGCTGACGCAGCAGCAGCGCACTGCGCTTGCGGATGCCCTGCCGGTATTGATTGCCCTCGCCGATCGGCATCTGTCCGCGCTCGCTCCGACGCCGTCGGCACCCCCGGTGCCCGAGTAG